The Pseudophryne corroboree isolate aPseCor3 chromosome 3 unlocalized genomic scaffold, aPseCor3.hap2 SUPER_3_unloc_24, whole genome shotgun sequence sequence actgcctccagcagcccctggtactgcactgcggccttCCGCCCTGACTCCCACTACCGCCACCAGCCCTATCTCCCCAAAACCtctttcccccactactgccaatcgccatgtctccccccactactgctaccgtcTCCCTTACTGCTCGCCACCCTGTGTCCCCCCACTTctacctcagcactgcttggggacaatattacccagagacagtgcctccggcagcccccattacagcactactgccaccaccctgtctccctctgacatctcagaactgcttggggattcttggtagtgCTGGTAACAGCCCTTCATCTGTAGACAGAAGTAACCGGGCAGTAAGGATGCAgaacctgcttctggtaccatggaccctggtcatttagggctgggagagtcagtaagattatgtaatagtcaccatcttacaggcagccggtgaagggagcagagaatgggtgttatgtggcaggaacgggctggttaggtaacagcctggctgctgcattctgtacaagctacaaccggtgcaattattttgctgggagacccaagtAGAGGACATTGCAatagtctatgcgtgatgatacaagtacatgtatgactgtaggtagatattctgagggaataaagtgctggagtctggctatgttcctcagatgaggatctgattgtggctgatacgtgATGTCTaactgtcactccaccatccaggacacaaaGAGTCCGCCCATGATTAGCATTATGTAACcctgaacccccaagtgtaagtctggttggtaggtaaagctgagctgtagccctgccctttgttggtgagcttctatcttatgatagacctgtttcaccaggactgagtcacagccaactggcatcacccatacctggagctcagctagacaattaTTTAGgactggtactgggttctcagacagatcatctgcatagcagtggtagatgagggcatgacagctgattatttcaccctgcagTAGCATGTATATAGCAAAACCACAGgaaataggataagaaccttgaagaacatcaCATGACAAGTAGTatcctccagaagattaaaatggttcctcacctgaatgATGTCTACTGCGTCCAACAAGAGCCGATTTatttctcagaacatggaaatgacttctcacctatctgacttcgctgatgtgtaacaagttgtgatttctgtgcaaaatatttcccacactcagagcaaaaaaatggcttctcacctgtgtgacttctgtgatgtataacaagatctgatttgtgtgcaaaatatttcccacactcagaacatggaaatggcatctcacctgtatgactttgctgatgtctaacaagttgtgatttccgggtaaaacattttccgcacttagagcaagaaaatggcttctcacctgtgtgacctctattatgtctaacaagatctgacttgtgtgcaaaacattttccacactcagaacatggaaatggcttctcacctgtgtgacttcgctgatgtgtaacaagttgtgatttccaggtaaaacattttcCGCACTCAGAGCAAAGAAATGGATTCTCAGCTGTGTGAGTttgctgatgtgcaacaagatgtgatttctgtgcaaaacatttcccacactcagaacatggaaatggcctctcacctgtgtgacttcgctgatgtctatcaagttgtgatttctgtgcaaaatatttcccacactcagagcaagaaaatggcttctcacctgtgtgacttctgttatgtctaaaaaGATCtgacttgtgtgtaaaacatttcccacactcagaacatggaaatggcttctcacctgtgtgacttcgctgatgtgtaacaagatgtgatttccggataaaacatttcccacactcagagcaagaaaatggcttctcacctgtgtgacttctctgatgtctagcaagatgtgctttgtgtgcaaaacatttcccacactcagaacatggaaatggcttctcacctgtgtgacttctctgatgtgtagcaagttgtgatttctgtgcaaaatatttcccacactcagaacatggaaatggcctctcccctgccttacctgtgtgtgggttaataggctttgtgttctgtgtaaaacatttggcatctatagaacatggaaacactgtatctactctcagagctgtaacagatgcaccaatatcagagtgatcaggagaacatttcccaggatcagggggatcagctgatagagctggatgtataattagggtaatggggttatctcctggagaatcctgtatactgtcattatctcttatttcacaatccggggataacattagatgtccttctgagatattcctgcttgtgtgtccatctgctggaaataaaatacattatggaaatttgacttttctgtaacaatattaatcttgtaaacaatagaagaTGACTCTCTCGGACACTtaattataaatgtgtgtgtataataaaacataacttttaatgaatgctgtataatattgtgtctcagactatcattgtgtccaccctcctgagaacactcacaataacaaatgtaatattataataagacttagatatatctctctcttgtactggtaactaaccatgaagtataaatggagatgtagtcactcaccAAGTCCTGTGTCAGcatcaatgtaaaacaatggatggggaacatatcgtatgaattggagattctagatgaacaataacatcagtcatatgagctgatggatcagagaaatgtctcctaacgttactcctggaagcattggtaaggtagtattcctttatgtgtgtgctcatacgctggtaagcctgtacatgtgttactcacccttatataaggtatactgCTATAGTAGATTAGGTGTGTGGAACAAGGATATTATACatacaatacaccatataataccattatcaggaatcggcgctctgctacgtctccctTACCAGCACGctagtgtgcgggcctccggaggtcttggccccagttgcggctgcgtgggtgtagtaaccgcgagcgttctatttcatattgctgagtactcctgagtctggtcctgtgcggGTTTTGCGGTGTGtcgatgtccagcctgtgtggatgttactacacatcccagcatgccctgacacagctttagcattctctgacagcagaactgtgtcaaggcatgctgggatatgtagtttcgcaacagctggagggccgcagtttggacatgcctgctctagataaTCCTGCTACTCTACGCTccatacattctatgttatctgcatttaaggactgaaataacctcagaaattagctctaatattcaagctttgaggtctgatatcagtgagattggcactcgtacatactaagatgaaagagattgttgcatctcacaaagatctgatttcagcacatgacacccttcaggaagacct is a genomic window containing:
- the LOC134983795 gene encoding oocyte zinc finger protein XlCOF22-like, which encodes HTGERPFPCSECGKCFAQKSHLVAHQQTHTAENPFLCSECGKCFTWKSQLVTHQRSHTGEKPFPCSECGKCFAHKSDLVRHNRGHTGEKPFSCSKCGKCFTRKSQLVRHQQSHTGEMPFPCSECGKYFAHKSDLVIHHRSHTGEKPFFCSECGKYFAQKSQLVTHQRSQIGEKSFPCSEK
- the LOC134983778 gene encoding oocyte zinc finger protein XlCOF6.1-like is translated as PFPCSECGKYFAQKSQLATHQRSHTGEKPFPCSECGKCFAHKAHLARHQRSHTGEKPFSCSECGKCFIRKSHLVTHQRSHTGEKPFPCSECGKCFTHKSDLFRHNRSHTGEKPFSCSECGKYFAQ